A single Limanda limanda chromosome 19, fLimLim1.1, whole genome shotgun sequence DNA region contains:
- the LOC133026434 gene encoding uncharacterized protein LOC133026434, with amino-acid sequence MTVSAQEGSPIDSQLSSALAQQQEDARYCLQNIVGSIQYLSRQGIALRGHETKDELKRQHPLALYVHCGAHCLNLIAQSACRASPLINDSLQWTVRGKAIRAVLSQYERVLSSLEEMASSGSNTGMRANVLRERFEKGKTIPHQRKPPKRFTSEASQHIPKSAEEHYRTEFYKMLDSVHIQSEERFNQPDLNVLQKLEETLLTGEVNDIVDQYPELNRDILKVQLAMFRSKYTVKSSVEVAEIMRGLTVEVRGLFDQVESLIRLLLVIPVASAEAERSFSALRRLKTWLRTTMTQVRLNNLAVCHVHQETLDNIDLKEIYQQFISVTERRRHVFGSFK; translated from the exons ATGACAGTTAGTGCTCAAGAGGGAAGCCCAATAGATTCGCAGCTCTCAAGTGCATTGGCACAGCAACAAGAGGATGCTAGGTACTGCCTACAAAATATTGTAGGATCAATACAGTACCTTTCCAGGCAGGGCATAGCACTGCGAGGCCATGAGACAAAAGATG AACTGAAGAGACAGCATCCGTTAGCATTATATGTGCATTGTGGGGCACACTGTCTTAACCTGATTGCGCAGTCTGCATGCAGAGCCAGTCCCTTGATCAATGATTCCTTACA GTGGACAGTGCGGGGCAAAGCTATCAGAGCGGTGCTGTCTCAGTATGAACGTGTTTTGTCTAGCTTGGAGGAGATGGCATCAAGTGGGTCAAACACAGGCATGAGAGCAAATGTTCTGCGTGAGAGGTTTGAGAAAGGGAAAACG ATTCCTCACCAAAGAAAGCCACCAAAACGATTCACGAGTGAAGCAAGCCAGCACATCCCCAAGTCAGCAGAGGAGCATTATAGAACAGAGTTCTATAAAATGCTTGATAGTGTGCACATTCAGTCTGAGGAGAGGTTCAACCAACCAGATCTAAATGTCTTGCAAAAGCTGGAGGAAACTCTCCTGACTGGAGAAGTGAATGACATTGTAGATCAGTACCCAGAGCTGAACAGGGACATACTAAAGGTCCAACTAGCCATGTTTAGGTCCAAATACACTGTCAAATCTAGTGTTGAAGTGGCAGAAATAATGAGAGGATTGACAGTTGAAGTGAGAGGTCTGTTTGATCAGGTTGAGTCCCTTATCAGGCTGCTTTTAGTCATACCAGTTGCATCAGCTGAGGCTGAAAGAAGTTTCAGTGCTCTCAGGAGGCTTAAAACATGGCTGAGAACCACCATGACTCAAGTCAGATTGAACAATCTTGCAGTGTGCCATGTCCATCAGGAGACACTGGACAACATTGACCTTAAAGAAATCTATCAGCAGTTCATTTCTGTTACAGAAAGACGTAGGCATGTGTTTGGTTCTTTCAAATAG